One genomic region from Mycoplasmoides pirum ATCC 25960 encodes:
- the trmL gene encoding tRNA (uridine(34)/cytosine(34)/5-carboxymethylaminomethyluridine(34)-2'-O)-methyltransferase TrmL, whose translation MSKQSLINIVLYKPEIPYNTGNIIRSCATFTSNLHLIRPYGFFINDKRMIRASTDYLNQINLFEHDDFQSLLNSIDENDLIYFLTKKGESRPDEINFNFNQNKKIYLVFGQETNGLPEEILNKYKNQTIRIPISNESRCLNLSNSVACLLYEIYRQNNFKDLGINYEIAK comes from the coding sequence CGAAATTCCATACAATACTGGTAATATAATTCGTTCTTGTGCAACATTTACTTCTAATCTACACTTAATTAGACCATATGGATTTTTTATAAATGATAAACGAATGATTCGAGCTAGTACTGATTATTTAAATCAAATTAATTTGTTTGAACATGATGATTTTCAATCATTACTTAATTCAATTGATGAAAATGATTTAATATATTTTTTAACTAAAAAAGGTGAATCAAGACCTGATGAAATCAATTTTAATTTTAATCAAAATAAAAAAATATATTTAGTTTTTGGTCAAGAAACAAATGGTTTACCTGAAGAAATATTAAACAAATATAAAAATCAAACAATCAGAATACCAATTAGTAATGAATCAAGATGTTTAAATTTAAGTAATAGTGTGGCTTGTTTATTATATGAAATTTATCGACAAAATAATTTTAAAGATTTAGGAATAAATTATGAGATTGCGAAATA